The Drosophila gunungcola strain Sukarami chromosome X unlocalized genomic scaffold, Dgunungcola_SK_2 000034F, whole genome shotgun sequence genome has a segment encoding these proteins:
- the LOC128260632 gene encoding protein hunchback: MFNFHKPRVYRSADGCCICRAKSSSSRFTASRKYEKESMQCFNLHEPRNGEICNACVLLVKRYKRLPVGSKRHWGHVVDARAGPGTKSLAKQKKRDNAEAEAKANGNSSFLPEKFAKIFKKNRKGKITAATAAAASQTGASPLVSSAINRPSSTSPTSEHQPSDSNESFDDEHQMPGSGSFGATGAPYQTRKRTAAAALAISGTLAEVSKRPKLTGSKRRRQLPPQKHRRAVDNVPFFEDSDLVRLEVCCGVVFQSLSLGSCCYIIDPELYKPCEKHQRLRHQQLQLQQQQQQNLHQDQQMEAITRPNSISMPATQVQGQGPKIGPLKKHHLFFKRQSESFPQGDIHRISPIPLSKTETNSQQQQQQQQQQPHSNLSLILKSNPTVQSQSQVVSVGAASPSSLSSSSNCSTSSSVATKFNDNSSDSGFDEHVLERKSVSPPTQDEWKLRGATGGMQLILASGLPLAGQPQNLMLAGNEFTARIVQQRESAAGSGASGGGGGGGGAPLKINVLGGSQGNSSKLRAIFNSASSIQHENGVTTILPASSLAASNQTAAMNAIAPSTVTITPATTVVGKKVTAVPNPKFILIKPAKFVGQTATTMTTMTTTTTEPPAPPPPPPEAKIV; this comes from the exons ATGTTCAATTTTCATAAACCGCGCGTTTATCGGTCCGCCGATGGATGCTGTATTTGCCGGGCCAAATCGAGCAGTTCTCGATTCACGGCCTCCCGTAAATACGAAAAGGAGTCGATGCAGTGCTTCAATCTCCACGAGCCGCGAAACGGCGAGATCTGCAACGCCTGCGTCCTTTTGGTCAAGCGGTACAAGCGACTTCCCGTCGGGAGCAAGCGCCACTGGGGTCAT GTGGTGGATGCCCGTGCTGGACCCGGAACCAAATCCCTGGCCAAACAGAAAAAGCGCGACAACGCAGAGGCGGAGGCCAAGGCCAATGGCAACTCATCATTCCTGCCCGAGAAGTTTGCCAAGATCTTTAAGAAGAATCGCAAGGGCAAGATAACAGCAgcgacggcggcggcggcttCTCAAACTGGAGCATCTCCATTAGTTTCCAGTGCTATCAATCGTCCCAGCAGCACTTCACCTACCTCCGAGCATCAACCCAGCGATTCCAACGAGAGCTTTGACGACGAACATCAGATGCCAGGATCAGGATCGTTTGGAGCAACTGGGGCTCCGTATCAAACCCGCAAGCGGACTGCGGCCGCTGCTCTGGCAATTTCCGGCACCTTGGCGGAGGTCAGCAAAAGACCCAAGCTGACCGGAAGTAAGCGACGCCGCCAATTGCCACCGCAAAAGCATCGACGGGCCGTCGACAATGTGCCCTTTTTCGAGGATAGCGATCTCGTACGCCTGGAGGTCTGTTGCGGCGTGGTCTTCCAGAGTTTATCCCTCGGCAGTTGTTGCTACATCATAGATCCGGAGTTGTACAAACCCTGCGAGAAGCACCAACGTCTGCGGCACCAGCAGCTtcagctccagcagcagcagcagcagaatctTCATCAGGATCAGCAAATGGAGGCCATCACCAGACCCAATTCCATATCAATGCCAGCGACACAAGTTCAAGGCCAGGGACCAAAGATTGGCCCACTCAAGAAGCACCATTTGTTCTTCAAACGACAATCGGAGTCATTTCCGCAGGGCGATATCCATAGAATAAGTCCAATTCCATTGAGCAAGACTGAAACGAatagccagcagcagcagcagcagcagcaacagcagccacaTTCCAATCTGTCGCTGATCCTCAAGTCAAATCCGACTGTACAATCGCAGTCCCAAGTGGTATCCGTTGGCGCCGCATCGCCATCGTCGctgtcctcctcctccaactgctccacctcctcctcggTGGCCACCAAGTTCAACGACAACTCATCCGATTCGGGATTCGATGAGCATGTGCTGGAGCGCAAGTCTGTTAGTCCACCAACG CAAGATGAGTGGAAACTGCGTGGAGCAACGGGTGGCATGCAGTTGATCCTGGCCAGCGGTCTGCCACTGGCTGGTCAGCCCCAAAATCTGATGCTGGCGGGGAACGAGTTTACGGCACGGATTGTGCAGCAGCGAGAATCTGCTGCTGGTAGTGGTGCTagtggtggcggtggcggtggtggtggagcTCCTCTCAAAATCAACGTGCTAGGTGGATCTCAGGGAAATAGCAGTAAATTGCGTGCAATATTCAATAGCGCCAGTAGCATTCAGCATGAGAACGGAGTGACCACCATTTTGCCAGCATCCTCGCTGGCGGCGAGCAATCAAACGGCTGCCATGAATGCAATTGCTCCCAGCACGGTGACCATAACGCCAGCAACAACCGTGGTGGGCAAAAAGGTGACGGCGGTGCCAAATCCCAAATTTATACTAATAAAGCCCGCCAAATTTGTGGGCCAAACAGCaacgacgatgacgacgatgacgacgacgacgacggagCCACCtgctccacctcctcctcctccagaaGCCAAAATCGTATAA
- the LOC128260634 gene encoding pH-sensitive chloride channel 2: MDWSLIILILINTLYVTALDDDCPTLADGDSLSQTQLLDRLTHGCRYDRLERPITYSETGQRLPVDVYMRAYIYFMQNLEAHDLQFKIYALLQMRYLDPRLNFRNVSPKRRQPILGEQHMRDSLWMPHIFLANERDSSILGLTEKDILTSISPDGTVIVSNRIKATLYCWLNLKKFPFDEQHCSTILESWMYNTSELVLHWEQKRPITYDGALHLTEFVLQRSWSNETVINADLSDLRHGAFAGNYSSLSFTVHLTRVVGFYLMDYFLPSMLIVAISWVSFWLQADQAPPRITLGTSTLLTFITLASAQGKTLPKVSYIKVSEVWFLGCTIFIFGSMVEFAFVNTIWRRKNSVPVKKLNSKHILKSTLSPNLLRRRSHARSRSFSGTALQKSIDTSSLSGAGFNNYLTVNLPITTIKEGQVLDQRSRGPRGIQKLDVNFVESAFGDGVRVSGSGSGLGSGSMGAAQSSGAINSAGSSQTLNNNKADGVTHQEEIDLSGWTTLTPQEIAMWIDSRARFVFPLAFLVFNLFFWTFVYCI; encoded by the exons atggatTGGTCGCTCATCATATTGATCCTGATAAACACTCTTTATGTTACTGCGCTCGACGACGACTGTCCAACGTTGGCAGACGGCGACAGTTTGTCGCAAACCCAATTACTGGATAGATTGACCCACGGATGTCGATATGATAGACTGGAACGACCCATAACCTATTCGGAAACTGGACAAAGATTGCCCGTGGACGTCTATATGcgtgcatatatatattttatgcagAATCTGGAGGCCCACGATCTGCAGTTCAAGATATACGCCCTGCTCCAAATGCGTTATCTTGATCCGCGTCTAAATTTCCGGAACGTAAGTCCCAAAAGGAGACAGCCGATTCTGGGTGAGCAGCACATGAGGGACTCCCTATGGATGCCCCACATTTTTCTGGCCAACGAGCGGGATTCCAGTATATTGG GTCTCACGGAAAAGGATATCCTTACCTCGATTTCCCCCGATGGCACAGTGATCGTCTCGAACAGGATAAAGGCAACGCTTTATTGCTGGCTCAATCTGAAGAAATTCCCCTTCGACGAACAGCACTGCTCGACGATCCTCGAGAGTTGGATGTACAATACCTCGGAGCTGGTGCTGCACTGGGAACAGAAGCGTCCGATAACGTACGACGGTGCACTGCATCTCACCGAGTTTGTGCTGCAGCGATCCTGGTCCAACGAGACGGTCATCAATGCCGACTTGAGTGACTTGCGCCATGGCGCCTTTGCTGGGAACTACAGCTCCCTCAGCTTCACCGTGCATTTGACACGCGTGGTGGGCTTTTATCTGATGGACTACTTTTTGCCCTCCATGTTGATAGTGGCCATATCGTGGGTATCATTTTGGCTGCAGGCGGACCAGGCACCGCCAAGGATTACTTTGGGCACCAGTACCCTGCTGACCTTCATAACCCTCGCCTCGGCACAGGGCAAAACCCTGCCGAAGGTGAGCTACATTAAGGTATCGGAGGTTTGGTTCCTCGGCTGCACCATCTTCATTTTCGGCAGCATGGTGGAGTTTGCCTTCGTCAATACCATTTGGCGTCGCAAGAACAGTGTGCCCGTCAAGAAACTGAATAGCAAACACATCCTTAAGTCCACCTTATCCCCCAATCTGCTGAGGCGACGTAGTCATGCCAGATCGCGATCGTTTTCAGGAACTGCTTTGCAAAAATCCATAGATACCAGCTCGCTATCTGGTGCTGGATTCAATAACTACCTCACTGTCAATCTGCCCATCACAACGATTAAGGAGGGTCAAGTTCTGGACCAGCGATCTAGAGGACCTAGGGGCATCCAGAAACTGGATGTCAACTTTGTGGAGAGTGCCTTTGGAGACGGAGTGCGCGTATccggatcgggatcgggattggGATCGGGATCCATGGGAGCAGCACAGTCCAGTGGAGCCATCAATTCGGCAGGCAGTTCGCAGACCTTGAACAACAATAAAGCGGATGGCGTTACTCACCAGGAGGAGATCGACCTGAGTGGCTGGACCACGCTGACGCCCCAGGAAATCGCCATGTGGATCGACAGCCGAGCCAGATTCGTTTTCCCACTCGCCTTTCTCGTCTTCAACTTGTTCTTCTGGACTTTTGTCTACtgtatttaa